A window of Leishmania major strain Friedlin complete genome, chromosome 27 genomic DNA:
ATCGTGTTCCGGGCCCGCAACAAAGCAACCGGGGCCAAGTATGCCATCAAGAAGCTCCGGCTAGACGGCTTCTCAGAAGGCGTGCCAGCGACCACTATCCGCGAGGCGACTCTCTTACACGATCTCAACGACAACCCCAATGTGGTGAAGCTTCTCGATGTAGTGTGCAGCGACCATCGTGTCTACCTCGTTTTCGAGCTACTTGACGAGGACCTCCGAATCTTTATCAAGCGATACCGTCCCGTCAGCGGGCAGAAGCCCACAAATGGCACAGCGGTGCCGCTCCACCTTGTGCGGGAGTTCACGCGTCAGATTCTCTACGCGTTGTGGACATGCCACAACAACCGCATCCTACATCGAGACCTGAAGCCAGGCAACATCCTCGTGGCAAACTACCGCAACACGAATGGGGAGACGAAGTTCTACGTGAAGCTGGCCGACTTTGGGCTGGCACGCATGTTCGAGATGTCAGTGCAGACGTACACGCACGAGGTCATGACCTTGT
This region includes:
- a CDS encoding putative protein kinase (previous protein_id=AAZ09802.1) gives rise to the protein MSASVNDLDGKLDLVDITALSAAYEPEEVLGEGTYGIVFRARNKATGAKYAIKKLRLDGFSEGVPATTIREATLLHDLNDNPNVVKLLDVVCSDHRVYLVFELLDEDLRIFIKRYRPVSGQKPTNGTAVPLHLVREFTRQILYALWTCHNNRILHRDLKPGNILVANYRNTNGETKFYVKLADFGLARMFEMSVQTYTHEVMTLWYRSPEIILGDRHYTPAADVWSVGCIVAEMILGYSLFRGENWRDQLDKVFYVVGTPTEQTWPGVTKLPGYDRNFKVYHVAPLPTRLRDYDEKAVEFIAYLLVTNPKLRPTIPDILEHPFMKDA